A genomic window from Micromonospora sp. WMMA1947 includes:
- a CDS encoding SGNH/GDSL hydrolase family protein yields the protein MPSTLTEATDPWCLRPGEAADLLRGHPWRRFVVLGDSVAEGLCEPADGYPDLQWADRIAAELRAIRPELAYRNLGRRGLRAHEVRATQLADALAFEPDLALVVCGGNDAFRSAYDAEAVDAELTAMITALREAGADVITVGMFDVSHSPAVPETLRAALGERMRLLSRHTRGVAERLGTLHVHLTDHPLVADPSLYSSDGRHGSARSDAIATAETLKVLSTHLPHP from the coding sequence ATGCCATCGACGTTGACCGAGGCAACCGACCCGTGGTGCCTGCGGCCGGGAGAGGCCGCCGACCTGCTGCGCGGGCACCCGTGGCGCCGGTTCGTGGTGCTGGGTGACAGCGTCGCGGAAGGGCTGTGCGAGCCGGCCGACGGCTACCCCGACCTCCAGTGGGCCGACCGGATCGCCGCCGAGCTGCGCGCGATACGCCCGGAACTGGCCTACCGGAACCTGGGCCGGCGCGGACTGCGCGCGCACGAGGTCCGGGCCACCCAGCTCGCCGACGCGCTGGCCTTCGAACCGGACCTGGCCCTCGTGGTGTGCGGCGGCAACGACGCGTTCCGGTCCGCCTACGACGCCGAAGCGGTCGACGCCGAGCTGACCGCCATGATCACCGCGCTGCGGGAGGCCGGGGCGGACGTGATCACCGTGGGCATGTTCGACGTGTCGCACAGCCCGGCGGTGCCGGAGACGTTGCGCGCGGCGCTCGGCGAGCGGATGCGCCTGCTGTCCCGGCACACCCGGGGCGTGGCCGAACGGCTGGGCACGCTGCACGTCCACCTGACCGACCATCCGCTGGTGGCCGACCCGTCGCTGTACAGCAGCGACGGCCGGCACGGCAGCGCCCGCAGCGACGCGATAGCCACCGCCGAAACCCTGAAGGTCCTCTCCACCCACCTCCCCCACCCCTGA
- a CDS encoding HAD family hydrolase, with the protein MTGPVDAIVFDMDGTLVESHAVVPAAYRAAVRAGGGPSYTDAEVIAGYSIGSPIDLLTHLLRRPASGADLDRYHTELHALAGRVRVYPGVADALARIAARVPVGVFTGASHRAAEILLNRAGLLGHFEVVLGGDQVERPKPAPDGVDGACRRLGVPPGRAAYVGDSPLDVRAARRSGAVAVAAAWGHQYDPDEPADLSLTRPAELLALLP; encoded by the coding sequence GTGACCGGCCCGGTGGACGCGATCGTGTTCGACATGGACGGCACGCTCGTCGAGTCGCACGCGGTGGTGCCGGCGGCGTACCGGGCGGCGGTTCGCGCCGGCGGCGGGCCGTCGTACACCGACGCCGAGGTGATCGCCGGCTACTCGATCGGCTCCCCGATCGACCTGCTGACCCACCTGCTGCGCCGGCCCGCCTCCGGCGCTGACCTGGACCGCTACCACACCGAGCTGCATGCGCTCGCCGGGCGGGTACGCGTCTACCCCGGCGTCGCGGACGCGCTCGCCCGGATCGCTGCCCGGGTGCCGGTGGGCGTGTTCACCGGCGCGAGCCACCGGGCCGCCGAGATCCTGCTCAACCGGGCGGGACTGCTCGGTCACTTCGAGGTCGTCCTCGGTGGAGACCAGGTCGAGCGCCCCAAACCGGCGCCCGACGGTGTGGACGGGGCCTGCCGGCGGCTCGGCGTGCCGCCCGGCCGTGCCGCGTACGTGGGTGACTCGCCACTGGACGTACGCGCCGCGCGGCGCAGCGGCGCGGTCGCGGTGGCAGCCGCGTGGGGTCACCAGTACGACCCCGACGAGCCGGCCGACCTCAGCCTGACCCGGCCCGCGGAACTGCTGGCCCTGCTGCCCTGA
- a CDS encoding MmcQ/YjbR family DNA-binding protein, which translates to MATWDDVRRIALALPETTERGSYDDLPAWRVRDKMFVWERPLRRSDLDALGDAAPDGPILGVRVPDLGAKEALLADDPAVYFTTPHLDGYPAVLVRLDRIDVDELTELVTEAWHARAPKRLAAAHRAEGA; encoded by the coding sequence ATGGCGACCTGGGACGACGTGCGGCGCATCGCGCTTGCGCTGCCGGAGACCACCGAGCGCGGCTCGTACGACGACCTGCCCGCCTGGCGGGTGCGCGACAAGATGTTCGTCTGGGAACGGCCGCTGCGCCGCAGCGACCTCGATGCGCTCGGCGACGCCGCACCCGACGGCCCGATCCTCGGCGTCCGGGTGCCCGACCTGGGCGCCAAGGAGGCGCTGCTCGCCGACGACCCGGCGGTCTACTTCACCACGCCGCACCTCGACGGATACCCGGCCGTGCTGGTCCGGCTCGACCGGATCGACGTGGACGAGCTGACCGAGCTGGTCACCGAGGCGTGGCACGCCCGCGCCCCGAAGCGGCTCGCCGCCGCACACCGGGCTGAGGGCGCGTGA
- a CDS encoding MFS transporter: MNPRRELYTLVGADLLSNLGTRISVVAIPWLVLETTGSPTKMGLVAAAETLPYMLSSALATPWADRFGVRRTSVFVDAASAVAMAVVALAPWLGFGTLLVLVAIAGGLRGIGDRVKHVLFKPAAERAGVPLIRLTSAYDGLARGMTLFGAVLGGLLIDWVGLTRAIWIDAATFAVCALLIGVLVRPPAPAQPAPREPYLRALRGGFAYLRTDRTLMIMLIVVSVSNMFANASVAVWIPLWVNQVLGDPAGFGLLLGVFSGGALLGNVLFTMFGTRLPAGTTFALGLTLSGAPRLLALALSDDLVVVLVVTFLSGIGIAAVNPLLGATLYQRVPGELQTRVLGISGSVAFLGLPVGALLGGWSVALLDLTPALLVMSVVCLVLTVAPLLLTRASRRAAAEPATPTPV, translated from the coding sequence GTGAACCCGCGCCGGGAGTTGTACACCCTGGTCGGCGCCGACCTGCTGTCCAACCTCGGCACCCGGATTTCGGTGGTCGCCATCCCCTGGCTGGTGCTGGAGACCACCGGCAGCCCCACCAAGATGGGACTGGTCGCGGCGGCGGAGACGCTTCCGTACATGCTCTCCAGCGCGCTCGCGACCCCCTGGGCGGACCGGTTCGGGGTACGCCGTACCTCGGTGTTCGTGGACGCGGCGAGCGCGGTCGCGATGGCCGTGGTGGCGCTGGCGCCCTGGCTCGGCTTCGGCACGCTGCTGGTGCTGGTGGCGATCGCCGGCGGGTTGCGCGGCATCGGCGACCGGGTCAAGCACGTGCTGTTCAAACCGGCGGCCGAGCGGGCCGGGGTGCCGCTGATCCGGCTCACCAGCGCCTACGACGGCCTGGCCCGGGGCATGACGCTGTTCGGCGCGGTGCTCGGCGGGCTGCTCATCGACTGGGTGGGGCTGACCCGGGCCATCTGGATCGACGCGGCCACGTTCGCGGTCTGCGCGCTGCTGATCGGCGTGCTGGTCCGGCCGCCGGCGCCGGCGCAGCCCGCGCCCCGGGAGCCCTATCTGCGGGCGCTGCGCGGCGGGTTCGCGTACCTGCGCACCGACCGGACGCTGATGATCATGCTGATCGTGGTGTCGGTGTCGAACATGTTCGCCAACGCCAGCGTCGCGGTCTGGATCCCGCTGTGGGTCAACCAGGTGCTCGGCGACCCGGCCGGGTTCGGTCTGCTGCTCGGCGTGTTCTCGGGCGGCGCGCTGCTGGGCAACGTGCTGTTCACGATGTTCGGCACCCGGCTGCCCGCCGGCACGACGTTCGCGCTGGGGCTGACGCTCAGCGGCGCGCCCCGGCTGCTCGCGCTGGCGCTCAGCGACGACCTGGTCGTGGTGCTCGTGGTGACGTTCCTGTCCGGCATCGGCATCGCGGCGGTGAACCCGCTGCTCGGCGCCACGCTCTACCAGCGGGTGCCGGGCGAGCTGCAGACCCGGGTGCTGGGCATCTCCGGCTCGGTGGCGTTCCTCGGCCTGCCCGTCGGCGCGCTGCTCGGCGGGTGGTCGGTGGCACTGCTCGACCTGACCCCGGCACTGCTGGTGATGTCGGTGGTCTGCCTGGTGCTGACCGTGGCGCCGCTGCTGCTGACCCGCGCGTCCCGGCGGGCGGCGGCGGAACCGGCCACGCCCACGCCGGTCTGA
- a CDS encoding AMP-binding protein: protein MTDRPNYVHEALELFAGFGDREALVGGGRRLTYPQVAAQVRGLAAALHHHGVRPGAAVLVMLGNTVEGPLLQLALHLLGCRSMWVAPVTSRREVDEFVALSAPEAFVHDPRDAQAVEVAAGLSGVPVLCLGPGGAGPDLTAEAAGPAVQLPAAVPAPESFLQTSGTTGTPKLVHHRESFYRQVLALAADFRGAGFPLLRHLSHSPMWLASGQITTLFNLFTGGVLFLREQWDPAVFIATVDAERLTSTFVTPPMLYEVLDHPDLPGADFSAMFMFNVGAGPAAPARLRQAIARFGPCLRIVYGLSEAVVICALPGLTEDPEHPERLRSCGRPYGDVTVEIRDADGRVLPAGTDGEVWVRTKLSFAGYHGQPELTADTLVDGWVRTRDIGHLDADGYLYLVDRLQDRILTRQRSWPIYSRPIEDVLAGHPEVRAAAVIGVPDPVAGELPHAYVVPAPDASVTGEELIALVVRELSETWAPGAVEFVDALPLNRSAKVDKRALRARYAAAHPAGADPIGSPA from the coding sequence ATGACCGACCGGCCGAACTACGTGCACGAGGCGCTGGAGCTGTTCGCCGGGTTCGGCGACCGGGAGGCGCTCGTCGGCGGCGGGCGCCGCCTCACCTACCCCCAGGTCGCCGCGCAGGTGCGCGGCCTCGCCGCCGCGTTGCACCACCACGGGGTACGCCCCGGCGCGGCGGTGCTGGTGATGCTCGGCAACACGGTCGAGGGCCCGCTGCTGCAACTGGCCCTGCACCTGCTCGGCTGCCGGAGCATGTGGGTCGCGCCGGTGACCTCGCGGCGGGAGGTCGACGAGTTCGTCGCGCTGTCCGCGCCGGAGGCGTTCGTCCACGACCCGCGCGACGCCCAGGCGGTGGAGGTGGCGGCGGGCCTGTCCGGCGTACCGGTGCTCTGCCTCGGCCCCGGCGGCGCCGGGCCGGACCTGACCGCCGAGGCCGCCGGGCCGGCGGTCCAGCTGCCCGCCGCGGTGCCCGCGCCGGAGTCGTTCCTGCAGACCAGCGGCACCACCGGCACGCCGAAGCTGGTGCACCACCGGGAGAGCTTCTACCGGCAGGTGCTGGCCCTGGCCGCCGACTTCCGGGGCGCCGGTTTCCCGCTGCTGCGGCACCTGTCGCACTCCCCGATGTGGCTCGCGAGCGGCCAAATCACCACGTTGTTCAACCTGTTCACCGGCGGCGTGCTGTTCCTCCGCGAGCAGTGGGACCCGGCGGTGTTCATCGCCACCGTGGACGCCGAGCGGCTCACCTCCACGTTCGTCACCCCGCCGATGCTCTACGAGGTGCTCGACCACCCCGACCTGCCGGGCGCCGACTTCTCCGCGATGTTCATGTTCAACGTGGGCGCCGGGCCCGCCGCGCCGGCCCGGCTGCGCCAGGCCATCGCCCGCTTCGGCCCGTGCCTGCGCATCGTGTACGGGCTCAGCGAGGCGGTCGTCATCTGCGCGCTGCCCGGACTCACCGAGGACCCGGAGCACCCGGAGCGACTGCGCTCCTGCGGCCGCCCGTACGGCGACGTGACTGTCGAGATCCGCGACGCCGACGGCCGGGTGCTGCCCGCCGGCACCGACGGCGAGGTGTGGGTGCGCACCAAGCTGAGCTTCGCCGGCTACCACGGCCAGCCGGAGCTGACCGCCGACACGCTCGTCGACGGCTGGGTCCGCACCCGCGACATCGGGCACCTCGACGCCGACGGCTACCTCTACCTGGTCGACCGGTTACAGGACCGCATCCTCACCCGGCAGCGCAGCTGGCCGATCTACTCCCGCCCCATCGAGGACGTGCTCGCCGGCCACCCCGAGGTACGCGCCGCCGCCGTCATCGGCGTACCGGACCCGGTGGCCGGGGAACTGCCGCACGCGTACGTGGTGCCCGCGCCGGACGCGTCCGTGACCGGCGAGGAGCTGATCGCGCTCGTGGTCCGGGAGCTGAGTGAGACGTGGGCGCCCGGCGCTGTCGAGTTCGTCGACGCGCTGCCGCTGAACCGGTCCGCGAAGGTGGACAAGCGCGCGTTGCGCGCCCGGTACGCCGCCGCCCATCCGGCCGGCGCCGACCCGATCGGCAGTCCGGCGTGA
- a CDS encoding SGNH/GDSL hydrolase family protein → MASAVTLLIAATPAVTASAGPTDTDRAGHARAEWAGTWAAAVTRGNTVGLTETGLNNQSIRMTVQTTVGGPRLRVRLTNLYGQQAIQVGRATIARPNTATPDDLSDIVPASVRQLTFSGAGSATINKGAELLSDPVAFPVTEQEDLVVTLYFPVLTGPVTFHGQSRVTNFIGATDLTSAADGAGFTIRPNCCWMFLSGIDVERKVTPGSVVVLGDSISDGNGSTVNADRRWPDYLAKRLIDARPDPRTPGVLNLSLAGNRLNHEGTEPGAGDFPGYYELGPNALARLNEDVFPQTGVRTVITHLGINDIWMNGDSPEAIIATLRQLNRQVQARGLTSIAGTLMPYEGNGGPGVWTPEKDATRQAVNTWLRGPGRAEFDGIVDFDAVMRDPAQPSRLLPAYDSGDHIHPNDTGAAVMANAVPLKLLGL, encoded by the coding sequence ATAGCTTCCGCCGTAACGCTGCTGATCGCCGCAACCCCCGCGGTCACCGCCAGCGCCGGCCCGACCGACACCGACCGCGCCGGGCACGCGCGCGCCGAGTGGGCCGGAACCTGGGCCGCGGCGGTGACCCGCGGGAACACCGTGGGCCTGACCGAGACCGGCCTGAACAACCAGAGCATCCGGATGACCGTGCAGACCACTGTCGGCGGGCCGCGCCTGCGGGTGCGGCTGACCAACCTCTACGGCCAGCAGGCCATCCAGGTGGGCCGCGCCACCATCGCCCGGCCGAACACCGCCACCCCCGACGACCTGTCGGACATCGTCCCGGCCAGCGTCCGCCAGCTGACGTTCTCCGGCGCCGGCTCGGCCACCATCAACAAGGGCGCCGAGCTGCTCAGCGACCCGGTGGCTTTCCCGGTGACCGAGCAGGAGGACCTGGTGGTCACCCTGTACTTCCCGGTGCTCACCGGTCCGGTCACGTTCCACGGCCAGTCCCGGGTCACCAACTTCATCGGTGCCACCGACCTCACCTCGGCGGCCGACGGCGCCGGCTTCACCATCCGGCCCAACTGCTGCTGGATGTTCCTGTCCGGCATCGACGTGGAGCGCAAGGTCACGCCCGGCTCCGTGGTGGTGCTGGGTGACTCCATCAGCGACGGCAATGGCAGCACCGTCAACGCCGACCGCCGCTGGCCGGACTACCTGGCCAAGCGGCTGATCGACGCCCGGCCGGACCCGCGTACGCCGGGTGTGCTCAACCTCAGCCTGGCCGGCAACCGGCTCAACCACGAGGGCACCGAGCCCGGCGCGGGCGACTTCCCCGGCTACTACGAACTCGGCCCGAACGCGCTCGCCCGGCTCAACGAGGACGTCTTCCCGCAGACCGGGGTGCGTACCGTCATCACCCACCTGGGCATCAACGACATCTGGATGAACGGCGACAGCCCCGAGGCGATCATCGCCACGCTGCGCCAGCTCAACCGGCAGGTCCAGGCGCGTGGCCTGACCAGCATCGCGGGCACGCTCATGCCGTACGAGGGCAACGGCGGGCCGGGCGTGTGGACGCCGGAGAAGGACGCCACCCGCCAGGCCGTCAACACCTGGCTGCGCGGGCCGGGCCGGGCCGAGTTCGACGGCATCGTCGACTTCGACGCGGTGATGCGGGATCCGGCCCAGCCGAGCCGGCTGTTGCCGGCGTACGACTCGGGTGACCACATCCACCCGAACGACACGGGCGCTGCGGTGATGGCGAACGCCGTACCACTGAAGCTGCTCGGACTGTGA
- a CDS encoding cytochrome P450 codes for MDVSEILTGLYSEQGRQNPYPFYAALHEHGPINAVPARAEHSTVSAVAGGYDVVDQILRDPSWYKGFPPGWEEQEILRTFLTSMMFVNPPDHTRMRAVFAKTFTPRRLGALEPVIERIVAERLDHLAEAGADGHEVDFVADFAYPVPALVMAEFIGLPAADLSWYRQRVDWIDEYMDVSGKTPERLARANQAADELRVYYRDLIAHRRRAPGHDLISGLVEVLDAGGVDLTEEELISNLIVLFNASFVTTVYMFSNGLPLLLDHPDVTAALPGDDELARGCVEEVLRMESPVHFLARSAPAGVDLGGVPIGRDDNVLLLIAAANRDPARFPDPDRFDPHRDGPPSLAFGVGLHFCLGSAVSRLEGRLALPRLFARFPRLAITQPYTYSGSLFLRGIDKLFVTTGEAG; via the coding sequence GTGGACGTCAGCGAGATCCTGACCGGCCTCTACAGCGAACAGGGCCGGCAGAACCCCTATCCCTTCTACGCGGCCCTGCACGAGCACGGGCCGATCAACGCCGTTCCGGCCCGGGCCGAGCACAGCACCGTCAGCGCGGTGGCCGGCGGGTACGACGTGGTGGACCAGATCCTGCGCGATCCCAGCTGGTACAAGGGTTTCCCGCCCGGCTGGGAGGAGCAGGAGATCCTGCGTACGTTCCTGACCTCGATGATGTTCGTGAACCCGCCGGACCACACCCGGATGCGCGCGGTGTTCGCCAAGACGTTCACCCCGCGCCGGCTGGGCGCGCTGGAGCCAGTGATCGAGCGGATCGTCGCCGAACGCCTGGACCACCTGGCCGAGGCGGGCGCGGACGGCCACGAGGTGGACTTCGTGGCCGATTTCGCCTACCCGGTCCCGGCGCTGGTGATGGCCGAGTTCATCGGCCTGCCGGCGGCCGACCTGTCCTGGTACCGGCAGCGGGTCGACTGGATCGACGAGTACATGGACGTGTCCGGCAAGACGCCGGAGCGGCTGGCCCGGGCCAACCAGGCCGCCGACGAACTGCGCGTCTACTACCGGGACCTGATCGCCCACCGGCGCCGCGCGCCCGGCCACGACCTGATCAGCGGCCTGGTCGAGGTGCTCGACGCGGGCGGCGTCGACCTCACCGAGGAGGAGTTGATCAGCAACCTGATCGTGCTGTTCAACGCCAGCTTCGTCACCACCGTCTACATGTTCAGCAACGGCTTGCCGCTGCTGCTGGACCACCCGGACGTGACCGCCGCGCTGCCGGGCGACGACGAACTGGCCCGCGGCTGCGTGGAGGAGGTGCTGCGGATGGAGAGCCCGGTGCACTTCCTGGCCCGCTCCGCGCCCGCCGGCGTCGACCTCGGCGGCGTACCGATCGGCCGCGACGACAACGTGCTGCTGCTGATCGCCGCCGCCAACCGCGACCCGGCCCGGTTCCCCGACCCGGACCGCTTCGACCCGCACCGCGACGGCCCGCCGTCGCTCGCCTTCGGTGTCGGGCTGCACTTCTGCCTCGGCTCGGCGGTGTCCCGGCTGGAGGGCCGGCTGGCGCTGCCGCGCCTGTTCGCGCGCTTCCCCCGGCTCGCCATAACCCAGCCCTACACGTACAGCGGGAGCCTGTTCCTGCGCGGAATCGACAAACTCTTCGTCACCACAGGGGAGGCCGGATGA
- a CDS encoding alpha/beta hydrolase translates to MTLDPQVVAWRAARAAAGTAPLYTQTLAQARAADLAAIRAGSGVVEPVAEVRDTTVPGPAGPLPVRIHRPDGDGPLPTLVYFFGGGWTLGSVDTADGICRRLVNLTGAQTVTVGYRLAPEHPFPAAVEDCHAALRHLAAHAAEFRVDPDRLAVGGDSAGGNLAAAVTLLARADGGPRLAAQLLVYPNTDQRPGHRPADDEDPLLFNRHSVGWYRSHYLADPGDAAHPLASPLLAEDLSGLPPALVITAGHDPLRDEGLRYAERLREAGVPTETDDHPGMVHGFFAMPGVFDAGREAQERAAAFLRRAFGLDPAHARAATGADHG, encoded by the coding sequence ATGACACTCGATCCGCAGGTGGTCGCGTGGCGGGCCGCACGGGCCGCCGCCGGCACCGCGCCGCTCTACACCCAGACCCTCGCGCAGGCCCGCGCCGCCGACCTCGCCGCGATCCGCGCCGGCTCCGGCGTGGTCGAGCCGGTCGCCGAGGTACGCGACACGACGGTGCCCGGCCCGGCCGGGCCGCTGCCGGTGCGGATCCACCGGCCGGACGGCGACGGCCCGCTGCCCACGCTCGTCTACTTCTTCGGGGGCGGCTGGACGCTCGGCAGTGTCGACACCGCCGACGGGATCTGCCGGCGGCTGGTCAACCTCACCGGCGCGCAGACCGTGACGGTCGGCTACCGGCTCGCCCCGGAGCACCCGTTCCCGGCCGCGGTGGAGGACTGCCACGCCGCGCTGCGGCACCTCGCCGCGCACGCCGCCGAGTTCCGCGTCGACCCGGACCGGCTCGCGGTGGGCGGCGACAGCGCGGGCGGGAACCTGGCCGCCGCGGTGACGCTGCTGGCGCGCGCCGACGGCGGTCCCCGGCTCGCCGCCCAGTTGCTGGTCTACCCGAACACCGACCAGCGGCCCGGGCACCGCCCGGCCGACGACGAGGATCCGCTGCTGTTCAACAGGCACTCGGTCGGCTGGTACCGGAGCCACTACCTCGCCGACCCGGGCGACGCGGCGCACCCGCTGGCGTCACCGCTGCTCGCCGAGGACCTGAGCGGCCTGCCCCCGGCGCTGGTGATCACCGCCGGGCACGATCCGCTGCGCGACGAGGGACTGCGGTACGCCGAGCGGCTGCGCGAGGCCGGTGTGCCCACCGAGACGGACGACCACCCGGGGATGGTGCACGGGTTCTTCGCCATGCCCGGCGTGTTCGACGCCGGACGGGAGGCCCAGGAGCGCGCCGCCGCCTTCCTGCGCCGCGCGTTCGGGCTCGACCCGGCGCACGCGCGGGCGGCGACGGGTGCCGACCATGGCTGA
- a CDS encoding alpha-hydroxy acid oxidase produces the protein MADPADGFVPPASLADFAAPARAVLPADVWDFVDGGSGTETALAANRAALDRVAVLPRMLAGVDDPSTEATLPGGRAAMPVAVAPMAYQRLLHPGGEPALAAAARAAGVPYVASTLASTPIEEIAATGATVWFQLYWLRDRALVADLLDRASAAGCAAVMVTVDVPVLGRRLRDARNGFALPPHVTAAILPGGRDDLAHQGTPGVSAVAVHTGAVFAPALSWADLDWLRARTPVPLLVKGILDPRDAVRAADAGVDAVVVSNHGGRQLDAAPASAAVLPEVVEAVDQRCAVLLDSGIRGGVDVLRALALGADGVLLGRPLLWALAAGGRAGAEAALALLAAELRDALILSGCSDPASARRLRTRIGG, from the coding sequence ATGGCTGACCCGGCCGACGGGTTCGTGCCGCCGGCCAGCCTGGCCGACTTCGCCGCGCCGGCCCGGGCCGTGCTTCCCGCCGACGTGTGGGACTTCGTCGACGGCGGGAGCGGCACCGAGACCGCCCTGGCCGCGAACCGGGCCGCGCTGGACCGGGTGGCGGTGCTGCCCCGGATGCTGGCCGGTGTGGACGACCCGTCCACCGAGGCGACGCTGCCCGGCGGCCGGGCCGCGATGCCGGTGGCTGTCGCGCCGATGGCGTACCAGCGGCTGCTGCACCCCGGCGGCGAGCCGGCGCTCGCGGCGGCGGCCCGCGCGGCGGGCGTGCCCTACGTGGCCAGCACGCTGGCGAGCACCCCGATCGAGGAGATCGCGGCGACCGGCGCGACGGTGTGGTTCCAGCTCTACTGGCTGCGCGACCGGGCGCTGGTGGCCGACCTGCTCGACCGGGCGTCGGCGGCCGGCTGCGCGGCGGTGATGGTGACCGTGGACGTGCCGGTGCTCGGGCGGCGCCTGCGCGACGCGCGCAACGGCTTCGCGCTACCGCCGCACGTCACCGCCGCGATCCTGCCCGGCGGCCGGGACGACCTGGCGCACCAGGGCACCCCCGGCGTCTCGGCGGTGGCCGTACACACCGGCGCGGTCTTCGCTCCGGCGCTGAGCTGGGCGGACCTCGACTGGCTGCGCGCGCGTACCCCGGTGCCGTTGCTCGTCAAGGGCATCCTGGACCCGCGCGACGCGGTCCGCGCGGCGGACGCCGGCGTCGACGCCGTGGTGGTCTCCAACCACGGCGGACGGCAACTCGACGCCGCCCCGGCCAGCGCGGCCGTGCTGCCGGAGGTGGTCGAGGCGGTCGACCAGCGGTGCGCGGTGCTGCTGGACAGCGGCATCCGCGGCGGTGTCGACGTGCTGCGCGCGCTGGCGCTCGGCGCGGACGGCGTGCTGCTGGGCCGGCCGCTGCTCTGGGCCCTGGCCGCCGGTGGCCGGGCCGGCGCCGAGGCGGCACTGGCGCTGCTCGCGGCGGAACTGCGCGACGCGCTCATCCTCAGCGGCTGCTCCGACCCGGCCTCGGCCCGGCGGCTGCGTACCCGGATCGGAGGCTGA